Proteins from a single region of Catenulispora acidiphila DSM 44928:
- a CDS encoding ABC transporter permease — protein sequence MTTFLLRRAVTALILMLGVVMVTFVVFYVVPALGGRTTDQLAAQFASRDPSPEQLLLIKHRLGLDQPLYAQFWDYLKAMVVGMNLPPGSGASHCSAPCLGYSWRLHDSVLALILDRLPVTVSIAIGAAVLWLVLGVAGGAASAVSPGGAADRVIRIAALLGVCLPVVFIGPLARSQLAWLFPSVSYYSFLHNPFIWADHLILPWVTLALGYFALYTRLTRSGMIEALSGQFIRTAQAKGLPGRRVLWQALRTTLPTVATVFAMDLGLLLGGAVLAEKIYGLHGIGDLAQNGVDGQDLPVVLGVTLFAGLFIVVANFAVDAAYAVLDPRIRLD from the coding sequence ATGACGACCTTCCTCCTGAGGCGGGCCGTCACCGCCCTGATCCTCATGCTCGGCGTGGTGATGGTGACCTTCGTGGTCTTCTACGTCGTGCCCGCGCTCGGCGGACGCACGACCGACCAGCTCGCCGCGCAGTTCGCCAGCCGCGACCCCTCGCCGGAGCAGCTGCTGCTGATCAAGCACCGCCTCGGCCTGGATCAGCCGCTCTACGCCCAGTTCTGGGACTATCTCAAGGCCATGGTGGTGGGCATGAACCTGCCCCCGGGCTCCGGCGCCTCGCACTGCTCGGCGCCGTGCCTGGGCTACTCCTGGCGGCTGCACGACTCGGTGCTGGCGCTGATCCTGGACCGGCTGCCGGTGACCGTCTCCATCGCGATCGGCGCGGCGGTGCTGTGGCTGGTGCTCGGCGTGGCCGGCGGCGCGGCCTCCGCGGTGTCGCCCGGCGGCGCGGCCGACCGCGTCATCCGGATCGCCGCCCTGCTCGGCGTCTGCCTGCCGGTGGTGTTCATCGGCCCGCTGGCCCGCTCCCAGCTGGCGTGGCTGTTCCCGTCGGTGTCCTATTACTCGTTCCTGCACAACCCCTTCATCTGGGCCGACCATCTGATCCTGCCGTGGGTGACGCTGGCGCTGGGCTACTTCGCGCTCTACACCCGGCTGACCCGCTCGGGCATGATCGAGGCGTTGTCCGGACAGTTCATCCGGACCGCGCAGGCCAAGGGACTGCCGGGCCGGCGTGTGCTGTGGCAGGCGCTGCGCACGACCCTGCCGACCGTGGCCACGGTCTTCGCCATGGACCTGGGTCTGCTGCTGGGCGGTGCGGTGCTGGCCGAGAAGATCTACGGTCTGCACGGCATCGGCGATCTGGCGCAGAACGGTGTGGACGGCCAGGATCTGCCGGTGGTGCTCGGCGTCACGTTGTTCGCAGGGCTCTTCATCGTTGTCGCCAACTTCGCGGTCGACGCCGCCTATGCTGTGCTGGACCCGCGCATCCGCCTGGACTGA
- a CDS encoding ABC transporter ATP-binding protein, which translates to MSTETTAQTSETSAVEPDALLQVSNLVKHFPIRRGLLQRQVGAVQAVDGISFSVRAGETLGLVGESGCGKSTTGKLLARLDEPTAGQIKFDGRDIAHMSQGQLRPLRRDIQMVFQDPQSSLNPRHTVGTIVGAPFHIQGIQTPNGVKKAVQDLLSLVGLSPEHYNRYPHEFSGGQRQRIGIARALALKPKLVIADEPVSALDVSIQAQVMNLLEDLQNELNLAYVFIAHDLSVVRHISDRVAVMYLGKIVEIADQADMYTKPHHPYTTALLSAVPIPDPDRKDGKAEGQVERIRLVGDVPSPINPPAGCRFNTRCWKAQDVCRTQEPPLLQIGPPSAAGYAHQVACHFPENV; encoded by the coding sequence GTGAGCACGGAAACCACGGCGCAGACGTCCGAGACCTCCGCGGTGGAACCGGACGCGCTGCTGCAGGTCAGCAATCTGGTCAAGCACTTCCCGATCCGGCGCGGCCTGCTGCAGCGCCAGGTCGGCGCGGTGCAGGCGGTGGACGGGATCAGCTTCTCCGTCCGCGCCGGGGAGACCCTCGGCCTGGTCGGCGAGTCCGGCTGCGGCAAGTCCACGACCGGCAAGCTGCTGGCCCGCCTGGACGAGCCCACCGCCGGGCAGATCAAGTTCGACGGGCGCGACATCGCGCACATGAGCCAGGGCCAGCTGCGGCCGCTGCGCCGGGACATCCAGATGGTGTTCCAGGACCCGCAGTCCTCGCTGAACCCGCGGCACACCGTCGGCACCATCGTCGGCGCGCCCTTCCACATCCAGGGCATCCAGACCCCGAACGGCGTGAAGAAGGCCGTCCAGGACCTGCTGTCCCTGGTGGGCCTGTCCCCGGAGCACTACAACCGCTACCCGCACGAGTTCTCCGGCGGCCAGCGCCAGCGCATCGGCATCGCCCGGGCCCTGGCCCTCAAGCCCAAACTGGTCATCGCCGACGAGCCGGTCTCCGCCCTCGACGTGTCGATCCAGGCGCAGGTGATGAACCTCCTCGAGGACCTGCAGAACGAACTGAACCTGGCCTACGTCTTCATCGCCCACGACCTGTCGGTGGTCCGCCACATCTCCGACCGCGTCGCGGTGATGTACCTCGGCAAGATCGTCGAGATCGCCGACCAGGCCGACATGTACACCAAGCCGCACCACCCCTACACCACCGCCCTCCTGTCAGCGGTCCCCATCCCGGACCCCGACCGCAAGGACGGCAAAGCCGAAGGACAGGTGGAACGCATCCGCCTGGTCGGCGACGTCCCCTCCCCGATCAACCCCCCAGCCGGCTGCCGCTTCAACACCCGCTGCTGGAAGGCCCAGGACGTCTGCCGCACCCAGGAACCCCCCCTCCTGCAGATCGGCCCGCCCTCCGCAGCCGGCTACGCACACCAGGTGGCCTGCCACTTCCCGGAGAACGTGTAA
- a CDS encoding MerR family transcriptional regulator, translating into MAITWRSAHEELARDLNRLVEARVLGPVDVLFGLDKDLRRRAFEAVLVWTEELLGPDDDDARLTAIRLVSTLFPSDEPFNPPTEWWTTPFGRAVLLRAGHPNAEAVSFTVAAAMLGISRQGVHDLARRGKVQPHPDGGVTVDSVQARLKERLLGDSAASAS; encoded by the coding sequence TTGGCCATCACATGGCGTTCCGCCCACGAAGAGCTGGCCCGCGACCTGAACCGCCTCGTCGAGGCGCGGGTCCTGGGACCGGTCGACGTCCTGTTCGGGCTCGACAAGGATCTGCGCCGCCGAGCCTTCGAAGCCGTGCTCGTCTGGACCGAGGAACTGCTCGGCCCGGACGACGACGACGCGCGCCTGACCGCCATCCGGCTGGTCAGCACCCTGTTTCCGTCCGACGAACCCTTCAACCCGCCGACCGAGTGGTGGACCACGCCGTTCGGGCGCGCCGTCCTCCTGCGCGCCGGGCACCCGAACGCCGAGGCGGTGTCGTTCACCGTGGCGGCCGCGATGCTCGGCATCAGCCGCCAGGGCGTGCACGACCTCGCGCGGCGAGGGAAGGTGCAGCCGCACCCGGACGGCGGAGTGACGGTCGATTCGGTACAGGCACGGCTGAAGGAGCGGCTGCTGGGCGACTCGGCGGCATCAGCATCCTGA
- a CDS encoding ABC transporter permease gives MISYIIRRLFSAVILLFVISLITFFIFYVFPRLGGQTTESLAEQFVGKTQNPQAIAAVIHRFGFDQSVWVQYGRFIKGIFVGYDYDTGTRMSHCPAPCLGYSFKTNNLVTDSIGQWLPVTISLAVGASVLWLVFGVAVGVASALKKGSVVDRAGMITALVGVSLPVYFVGPLLSLVFVVNWHILPDPGYVHITQDPWGWFTHLLLPWIAVAFGLAALYARLTRVGMLDTMNEDFIRTARAKGLPERTVIFKHALRAALTPIVTIFGMDLGFALGGVVLAEQVFNLPGIGREAVDAVGQSDLPVIMGVTIVASAFIVLANLVVDLLYGVVDPRVRVS, from the coding sequence GTGATTTCCTACATCATCAGGCGTCTGTTCTCAGCAGTGATACTGCTGTTCGTGATCAGCCTGATCACGTTCTTCATCTTCTACGTCTTCCCACGCCTGGGCGGGCAGACGACGGAGTCGCTGGCGGAACAGTTCGTCGGCAAGACCCAGAACCCCCAGGCGATCGCCGCGGTCATCCACCGCTTCGGATTCGACCAGTCGGTCTGGGTGCAGTACGGGCGTTTCATCAAGGGCATTTTCGTCGGGTACGACTACGACACCGGCACGCGGATGTCACACTGCCCGGCTCCGTGCCTGGGCTACTCGTTCAAGACCAACAACCTGGTGACCGACAGCATCGGCCAGTGGCTTCCGGTGACGATCTCCCTGGCCGTCGGCGCCTCGGTGCTGTGGCTGGTCTTCGGTGTCGCCGTCGGTGTCGCCTCCGCCCTGAAGAAGGGCAGCGTCGTGGACCGCGCCGGCATGATCACCGCGCTGGTCGGCGTCTCGCTGCCGGTCTACTTCGTCGGCCCGCTGCTGTCGCTGGTGTTCGTGGTCAACTGGCACATCCTGCCGGACCCCGGCTACGTCCACATCACCCAGGACCCCTGGGGCTGGTTCACGCACCTGCTGCTGCCGTGGATCGCCGTGGCGTTCGGCCTCGCGGCCCTGTACGCCCGCCTCACCCGGGTCGGCATGCTGGACACCATGAACGAGGACTTCATCCGCACGGCGCGGGCCAAGGGCCTGCCTGAGCGGACGGTCATCTTCAAGCACGCGCTGCGCGCGGCACTGACCCCGATCGTCACCATCTTCGGTATGGACCTCGGCTTCGCCCTCGGCGGTGTCGTGCTCGCCGAGCAGGTGTTCAACCTGCCGGGCATCGGGCGCGAGGCGGTCGACGCGGTGGGCCAGTCCGACCTGCCCGTCATCATGGGCGTCACGATCGTGGCCAGCGCCTTCATCGTGCTGGCGAACCTGGTCGTCGACCTGCTGTACGGCGTCGTCGACCCCCGAGTGAGGGTCTCATGA
- a CDS encoding ABC transporter permease gives MWPFQALGRPVAANSQHIRSRSTTATVWRKLRADRAAVFGGCTVVVLVLLAVFASAISGLFGVSPNGLHPELTDATFGPHGGFGGISWAHPLGVDQRMGRDLLARLLFGARVSLLMAGGATLLSVGLGVALGVVSGYLGGRVDLVIMRVADVFLAFPLMLFALGLTGALSDSAFGLSGNALRIAIMIFVMGFFNWPYIARIVRAEVLSLRGREFVDAARAMGASTRWIVWRELLPNLMAPILVYTTLLIPANIVFEAGLSALGIGLDPPASSWGQMMTDAVATVYTDPEYLIVPGMAVFITVLAFNLFGDGLRNATDPTAQ, from the coding sequence CTGTGGCCGTTTCAGGCGCTCGGCCGTCCTGTGGCGGCGAACAGTCAGCACATTCGGTCGCGCTCCACCACCGCGACTGTTTGGCGCAAGCTTCGTGCTGATCGGGCGGCGGTGTTCGGGGGCTGCACTGTGGTGGTGCTGGTTCTGCTGGCGGTGTTCGCGTCGGCGATCAGTGGGTTGTTCGGGGTCAGTCCGAATGGGCTGCATCCGGAGCTCACTGATGCCACGTTCGGGCCGCATGGTGGCTTCGGGGGTATCAGTTGGGCGCATCCGCTTGGGGTGGATCAGCGGATGGGGCGGGATCTCTTGGCGCGGCTGCTGTTCGGGGCTCGGGTGAGTCTGCTGATGGCCGGTGGGGCGACGTTGCTCAGTGTCGGGTTGGGGGTGGCGCTGGGGGTGGTGTCGGGGTACCTCGGGGGGCGCGTGGATTTGGTGATCATGCGGGTCGCCGATGTGTTTCTGGCGTTTCCGTTGATGTTGTTCGCTTTGGGGCTCACGGGGGCGTTGTCGGACTCGGCGTTCGGCTTGTCGGGCAACGCGTTGCGGATCGCGATCATGATTTTTGTGATGGGGTTCTTCAACTGGCCCTACATCGCGCGGATCGTGCGCGCTGAGGTGCTCTCGTTGCGGGGGCGGGAGTTCGTCGACGCCGCGCGGGCCATGGGCGCCTCGACGCGGTGGATCGTGTGGCGGGAGCTGCTGCCCAACCTCATGGCGCCGATTCTCGTCTACACCACCCTGCTCATCCCGGCGAACATCGTCTTCGAAGCCGGATTGTCCGCATTGGGCATAGGTCTGGACCCGCCTGCCTCTTCATGGGGGCAGATGATGACCGATGCGGTCGCCACCGTGTACACCGACCCCGAGTATCTGATCGTGCCGGGCATGGCAGTATTCATCACCGTGCTGGCGTTCAACCTGTTCGGCGACGGATTGCGGAACGCCACCGATCCCACCGCACAGTGA
- a CDS encoding ABC transporter ATP-binding protein, whose amino-acid sequence MSNEPSETIVEDIALENTSPRGYLDVRDLKVHFPTDDGLVKSVDGITFQLERGKTLGIVGESGSGKSVTSLAIMGLHRSANEKKKKRGAQVSGEIWLDGQDLVTASSEEVRRLRGEKMAMIFQDPLSAMHPFYTVGAQIIEAYRVHNDVPKGVARKRAIELLELVGIPQPHTRVDDFPHQFSGGMRQRAMIAMALVCNPSLLIADEPTTALDVTVQAQILDLMRDLQREFNSALIIITHDLGVVAELADDIMVMYGGKAVEYGSAHDIFKAPEHPYTWGLLASMPRLDRERAARLTPIQGNPPSLINVPSGCAFHPRCPYGATETAGRSDTEIPLLAATAPGHLVRCHMDPARRREIYTEKIQGSL is encoded by the coding sequence ATGAGCAACGAACCATCCGAGACGATCGTCGAGGACATAGCGCTGGAGAACACCAGCCCGCGCGGCTACCTGGACGTGCGCGACCTGAAGGTGCACTTCCCGACCGACGACGGCCTGGTCAAGTCGGTGGACGGTATCACCTTCCAGCTGGAGCGCGGCAAGACCCTGGGTATCGTCGGGGAGTCCGGTTCCGGCAAGTCGGTCACCTCGCTGGCGATCATGGGCCTGCACCGCTCGGCCAACGAGAAGAAGAAGAAGCGCGGCGCGCAGGTCTCCGGCGAGATCTGGCTGGACGGCCAGGACCTGGTCACCGCGAGCTCGGAGGAGGTGCGCAGGCTCCGCGGCGAGAAGATGGCGATGATCTTCCAGGACCCGCTGTCGGCGATGCACCCCTTCTACACCGTCGGTGCGCAGATCATCGAGGCCTACCGGGTGCACAACGACGTCCCCAAGGGCGTCGCCCGCAAGCGCGCGATCGAGCTGCTGGAACTGGTCGGCATCCCGCAGCCGCACACCCGCGTGGACGACTTCCCGCACCAGTTCTCCGGCGGTATGCGCCAGCGCGCGATGATCGCCATGGCGCTGGTGTGCAACCCCTCGCTGCTGATCGCCGACGAGCCGACGACCGCCCTGGACGTCACCGTGCAGGCCCAGATCCTGGACCTGATGCGGGACCTGCAGCGGGAGTTCAACTCCGCGCTGATCATCATCACCCACGACCTGGGTGTGGTGGCCGAGCTCGCGGACGACATCATGGTGATGTACGGCGGCAAGGCCGTGGAGTACGGCAGCGCGCACGACATCTTCAAGGCGCCCGAGCACCCCTACACCTGGGGTCTGCTGGCCTCGATGCCGCGGCTGGACCGGGAGCGGGCCGCGCGCCTGACCCCGATCCAGGGCAACCCGCCCTCGCTGATCAACGTGCCCTCCGGCTGCGCCTTCCACCCGCGCTGCCCCTACGGCGCCACCGAGACCGCCGGCCGCAGCGACACCGAGATCCCGCTGCTGGCCGCGACCGCACCGGGACACCTGGTGCGCTGCCACATGGACCCGGCCCGGCGCCGGGAGATATACACCGAGAAGATCCAGGGGTCGCTGTGA
- a CDS encoding ABC transporter substrate-binding protein, protein MKKETAVIPKFSIRAGAAAAALALVLSACGSSSGAGGGSAMGPGFDLASKQVLNASTKTGGTINLVSSQSFDSIDPGVTYSAQTWNLFRMFARPMMAYEHTPGGNQIVGDLATGPGVQSNGGKSWTYTLRDNATFEDGTPITSGDVRWAIERSNWSSLVGNGPTYFHNILTPPNDPRFTDLDVYKSGDKMFDNIIVTTDPKKITFNLPQAFGEFDYVMTMLQTAPVERTVDEKDSGDTYGKRPVSTGAYKIASYSPGKELKLVRNAAYNQQSDPNHMHTSLADAVDVQLGVDSGERDQELLDGQADADLGSALTVANHAKVLQDPTLKSQTDDAPDYSIAYSSINTELIPDVPCRQAIEYAVDKNTVLNQLGGQWGGTVATNLLTAGIPGAVQFPTYTYDPAKAKTLLATCKTADPALFDSSGALTFKIAAQTNAPDLQNAATAIQASLAGVGISTQVTLFPFGQYSQYCGNQAYAKAHRLGMCLANWGPDWLTGYGMLDQLVTSNGIAATGSQNYAFLNDTTVNSLEKEALSSFEPSTQQQDWVKIDHRVMDLAAYVPLMDRHIMRFRSAKLSNVMIDQAGSGGYDLSVLGLK, encoded by the coding sequence ATGAAGAAGGAAACCGCTGTGATACCTAAGTTCTCGATCCGTGCGGGAGCCGCCGCGGCGGCGCTCGCCCTGGTCCTGTCCGCCTGCGGCTCGAGCAGCGGCGCGGGCGGGGGTTCGGCCATGGGTCCGGGCTTCGACCTGGCGAGCAAGCAGGTGCTGAACGCCTCGACCAAGACCGGCGGCACCATCAACCTGGTCTCCTCGCAGTCCTTCGACTCGATCGACCCGGGGGTCACCTACTCCGCGCAGACCTGGAACCTGTTCCGGATGTTCGCCCGGCCGATGATGGCCTACGAGCACACGCCCGGCGGCAACCAGATCGTCGGCGACCTGGCCACCGGCCCGGGCGTGCAGTCCAACGGCGGCAAGAGCTGGACCTACACCCTGCGCGACAACGCCACCTTCGAGGACGGCACGCCGATCACCTCCGGCGACGTGCGCTGGGCCATCGAGCGCTCCAACTGGTCCTCGCTGGTCGGCAACGGCCCGACCTACTTCCACAACATCCTCACGCCGCCGAACGACCCGCGGTTCACGGACCTGGACGTGTACAAGTCCGGGGACAAGATGTTCGACAACATCATCGTCACCACGGACCCGAAGAAGATCACCTTCAACCTCCCGCAGGCCTTCGGCGAGTTCGACTACGTGATGACCATGCTGCAGACCGCTCCGGTCGAGCGCACCGTGGACGAGAAGGACTCCGGCGACACCTACGGCAAGCGGCCGGTCTCCACCGGCGCCTACAAGATCGCCAGCTACTCCCCGGGCAAGGAGCTCAAGCTGGTCCGCAACGCCGCCTACAACCAGCAGTCCGACCCCAACCACATGCACACCTCGCTGGCCGACGCCGTCGACGTGCAGCTCGGCGTGGACTCCGGGGAGCGCGACCAGGAACTGCTGGACGGCCAGGCCGACGCCGACCTGGGCTCGGCGCTGACGGTGGCCAACCACGCCAAGGTGCTCCAGGACCCGACGCTGAAGTCGCAGACCGACGACGCCCCGGACTACTCGATCGCCTACTCCTCGATCAACACCGAGCTGATCCCGGACGTCCCGTGCCGGCAGGCGATCGAGTACGCGGTGGACAAGAACACGGTGCTGAACCAGCTCGGCGGGCAGTGGGGCGGCACGGTCGCCACGAACCTGCTCACCGCCGGCATCCCCGGCGCGGTCCAGTTCCCGACGTACACCTACGATCCGGCCAAGGCCAAGACCCTGCTGGCGACGTGCAAGACGGCCGACCCCGCGCTGTTCGACAGCAGCGGGGCGCTGACCTTCAAGATCGCCGCGCAGACCAACGCCCCGGACCTGCAGAACGCCGCGACCGCGATCCAGGCCTCGCTGGCCGGCGTGGGCATCAGCACCCAGGTGACGCTGTTCCCGTTCGGCCAGTACAGCCAGTACTGCGGCAACCAGGCCTACGCCAAGGCGCACCGGCTCGGCATGTGCCTGGCCAACTGGGGACCGGACTGGCTCACCGGCTACGGCATGCTCGACCAGCTGGTGACCTCCAACGGCATCGCGGCCACCGGCAGCCAGAACTACGCCTTCCTCAACGACACGACGGTCAACTCCCTGGAGAAGGAAGCGCTGTCCAGCTTCGAGCCGAGCACCCAGCAGCAGGACTGGGTCAAGATCGACCACCGCGTGATGGACCTGGCGGCGTACGTGCCGCTGATGGACCGGCACATCATGCGCTTCCGGTCCGCCAAGCTCTCCAACGTGATGATCGACCAGGCCGGCAGCGGCGGCTACGACCTGTCGGTCCTGGGTCTGAAGTGA
- a CDS encoding ABC transporter substrate-binding protein, which produces MNRSKLLGGVALAACVALAASACSSSKTNSGSSAPTTAVTTLPSGNTSAATGFNAAVTGIVRPTDAEGGTMTLVDRSDFDSLDPGNTYDAFSWSIIGDWARPLMTYAQQPGNAGAKVVPDLAEGPGVVSNNGMTWTYKIKPGVKYQDGSVVTSADVKYAIERSNWGQDTLVNGPAYLPNFIQDTTKYAGPYKDKNPNDGVSGITTPDNQTIVFNLTSPFSDFDYLMALPGSAPVPRAKDTGADYFKTLLSTGQYKVDNYQVGNELDLSPNPNFDKSTDPDKLHVVRASKIVVKLKQDKATIDDTLFDGSANADLTGVGVQPATQSKILGDPKLKADSDSAYANSTEYFAINATQKPFDNVNCRQAIEWIIDKATLQTEAGGSQGGGDIASTIDPPTIPGWKAGDQYLTAGNKGDATKAKASLAQCKTAEPDAFNADGSIKDTFEIMTRDNSTKEATMVQTTQTNLKSIGINTTIDTKPFDKYNSQFAGNKTYVDQHKVAISFMKWGADFPSGYGFMYSLLASSAIHPSGGYNLSWYKDDAIDQGFTKALGENDPTARGADYAAIDHQALADALVVPLIWDKNLVYRPESTTNVIFSQGYGMYIFSAMGVK; this is translated from the coding sequence ATGAACCGCTCCAAGCTGTTGGGAGGCGTCGCGCTCGCCGCGTGCGTCGCCCTGGCAGCCTCGGCGTGCTCCAGCTCGAAGACGAACTCCGGCTCGAGCGCGCCGACGACTGCCGTCACCACCCTGCCTTCGGGCAACACCAGCGCCGCCACCGGCTTCAACGCCGCCGTGACCGGCATCGTCCGCCCGACAGACGCCGAGGGCGGCACCATGACACTGGTGGACCGCTCCGACTTCGACTCGCTCGACCCGGGCAACACCTACGACGCCTTCTCCTGGTCGATCATCGGCGACTGGGCTCGTCCGCTGATGACCTACGCCCAGCAGCCCGGCAACGCCGGCGCCAAGGTCGTGCCGGACCTGGCCGAGGGTCCCGGTGTCGTGTCCAACAACGGCATGACCTGGACCTACAAGATCAAGCCGGGCGTGAAGTACCAGGACGGCTCCGTGGTCACCTCCGCGGACGTCAAGTACGCGATCGAGCGCTCCAACTGGGGCCAGGACACCCTGGTGAACGGTCCGGCGTACCTGCCGAACTTCATCCAGGACACCACGAAGTACGCCGGTCCCTACAAGGACAAGAACCCGAACGACGGCGTCTCCGGCATCACCACGCCGGACAACCAGACCATCGTGTTCAACCTGACCTCGCCGTTCTCGGACTTCGACTACCTGATGGCGCTCCCGGGCTCGGCCCCGGTGCCGCGGGCGAAGGACACCGGCGCGGACTACTTCAAGACGCTGCTGTCGACCGGTCAGTACAAGGTCGACAACTACCAGGTCGGCAACGAGCTGGACCTGTCGCCGAACCCGAACTTCGACAAGTCCACGGACCCGGACAAGCTGCACGTCGTCCGCGCCTCGAAGATCGTGGTCAAGCTCAAGCAGGACAAGGCGACGATCGACGACACGCTGTTCGACGGCTCGGCCAACGCCGACCTGACCGGCGTGGGCGTGCAGCCGGCCACCCAGAGCAAGATCCTGGGCGACCCGAAGCTCAAGGCCGACTCGGACTCCGCGTACGCGAACTCCACTGAGTACTTCGCGATCAACGCGACTCAGAAGCCGTTCGACAACGTGAACTGCCGCCAGGCCATCGAGTGGATCATCGACAAGGCCACGCTGCAGACCGAGGCCGGCGGCTCGCAGGGCGGCGGCGACATCGCCAGCACCATCGACCCGCCGACGATCCCGGGCTGGAAGGCCGGCGACCAGTACCTGACGGCGGGCAACAAGGGCGACGCCACCAAGGCGAAGGCCTCGCTGGCCCAGTGCAAGACCGCTGAGCCGGACGCCTTCAACGCCGACGGCAGCATCAAGGACACCTTCGAGATCATGACTCGCGACAACTCCACCAAGGAGGCGACCATGGTCCAGACGACGCAGACCAACCTGAAGTCGATCGGCATCAACACCACCATCGACACCAAGCCGTTCGACAAGTACAACTCGCAGTTCGCCGGCAACAAGACGTACGTGGACCAGCACAAGGTCGCCATCAGCTTCATGAAGTGGGGCGCCGACTTCCCGTCGGGCTACGGCTTCATGTACAGCCTGCTGGCCTCCTCCGCGATCCACCCGTCCGGCGGCTACAACCTGTCCTGGTACAAGGACGACGCGATCGACCAGGGCTTCACCAAGGCTCTGGGCGAGAACGACCCGACCGCCCGTGGCGCCGACTACGCGGCGATCGACCACCAGGCGCTGGCCGACGCGCTGGTCGTCCCGCTGATCTGGGACAAGAACCTGGTCTACCGGCCGGAGTCGACGACCAACGTCATCTTCAGCCAGGGCTACGGCATGTACATCTTCTCCGCGATGGGCGTGAAGTAA
- a CDS encoding ABC transporter permease gives MTTLPGDASTLHDDFGDEAAPDPGTPAAKAIEGRSLTQIAWSRLKKDRVAMAAGIIIAVLVLIAIFAPLLASATGNSDPNQQFMDSIDPNTAMPLGSAGGISSNHLLGLEPVIGRDVLTRVLLGSRISLLIATSASLLSLFIGIALGVIAGYFGGWIDTLISRIMDVFLAFPLLLFALALAAIVSDHAFGMSGDTLHIAMLIFIIGFFGWPYAGRIVRGQTIALRQREFVDAARVLGAKPRRIILRELMPNLVAPILVYGTLLIPANILFEAALSFLGVGIRPPTPSWGKMLNDAIEYYRVDPAYLIIPGAAIFITVMAFNLFGDGLRDAFDPKAH, from the coding sequence ATGACAACGCTGCCAGGGGACGCCTCCACCCTGCACGACGACTTCGGCGACGAAGCCGCGCCGGACCCCGGCACCCCGGCGGCGAAGGCCATCGAGGGTCGGTCGCTGACGCAGATCGCCTGGTCGCGGTTGAAGAAGGACCGCGTGGCGATGGCCGCCGGCATCATCATCGCGGTGCTGGTCCTGATCGCGATCTTCGCCCCGCTGTTGGCCTCGGCGACCGGCAACTCCGACCCGAACCAGCAGTTCATGGACAGCATCGACCCCAACACGGCGATGCCGCTGGGCTCGGCCGGCGGGATCAGCTCCAACCACCTGCTGGGCCTGGAGCCGGTGATCGGCCGCGACGTCCTGACCCGGGTGCTGCTCGGCTCGCGCATCAGCCTGCTGATCGCCACCTCGGCCTCGCTGCTCTCGCTGTTCATCGGGATCGCGCTGGGCGTCATCGCCGGCTACTTCGGCGGGTGGATCGACACGCTCATCTCCCGCATCATGGACGTCTTCCTGGCCTTCCCGCTGCTGCTGTTCGCCTTGGCGCTGGCCGCGATCGTCTCCGACCACGCCTTCGGGATGTCGGGCGACACCTTGCACATAGCGATGCTGATCTTCATCATCGGCTTCTTCGGCTGGCCCTATGCCGGACGTATCGTCCGCGGCCAGACCATCGCGCTGCGCCAGCGGGAGTTCGTGGACGCCGCGCGGGTGCTCGGCGCCAAGCCGCGCCGGATCATCCTGCGCGAGCTGATGCCGAACCTGGTCGCCCCGATCCTGGTCTACGGCACCCTGCTGATCCCGGCGAACATCCTGTTCGAGGCCGCGCTGTCCTTCCTGGGCGTGGGTATCCGCCCGCCGACACCGTCCTGGGGCAAGATGCTCAACGACGCCATCGAGTACTACCGCGTCGACCCCGCGTACCTGATCATCCCGGGCGCGGCGATCTTCATCACCGTGATGGCCTTCAACCTGTTCGGCGACGGCCTGCGCGACGCCTTCGACCCGAAGGCCCACTGA